From Aedes albopictus strain Foshan chromosome 1, AalbF5, whole genome shotgun sequence, one genomic window encodes:
- the LOC115254771 gene encoding uncharacterized protein LOC115254771, protein MDNRAPQPLTTPRNCQSCDRPDAAESEMVQCGVCRRWEHFGCAGVGGEVKQPNVRYVCKQCSAKQGTSGGGALLAPGEEKRKSKGSKASSKAHSKKGKVVPDPPKSVSSSVRAKLLEEELKLVEEEQRLMEMELQEQEEIKKRQLLEEERKLAERRRLAEEESFLRDRKLQEELEMKRKQMQVRKESLEKRQAIIRHATSMSSRSGSIPDSNDKVNKWLSSQKNVGGLQGPPEGDDNDEIQSVDQDPLDAPVNPTSQIPDLSALSISPNSPRFLHAAAPEMRNGSDPATTHNPHTLSQVQIAARQVLGKDLPTFGGNPEDWPIFITNFEQSTATYGYSDAENLVRLQRCLKGNALESVRSRLLLPASVPHVIKTLRILYGRPELLIRSLLNKIQQVPAPRHDRLETLIQFGLSVQNLVDHLKAAEQLNHLSNPALMQELVEKLPGSLRLDWAIYKNKNQLATLETFADFMSGLVTAASEVSFELPTLGATSRGDKRKSRDIGIVYTHCWLC, encoded by the coding sequence ATGGATAATCGTGCACCCCAGCCCCTCACGACCCCTCGGAACTGCCAATCCTGTGACCGGCCCGATGCAGCAGAGAGCGAAATGGTCCAGTGCGGTGTCTGCCGACGGTGGGAGCACTTCGGATGCGCTGGAGTTGGCGGTGAGGTGAAACAACCGAACGTCAGGTATGTCTGTAAGCAGTGTTCGGCCAAGCAGGGAACGTCCGGCGGAGGTGCCCTTCTCGCTCCGGGCGAGGAAAAGCGTAAATCGAAAGGTTCGAAGGCGAGTTCTAAAGCGCATTCGAAAAAGGGTAAAGTGGTTCCTGACCCGCCGAAAAGTGTGAGCTCCAGCGTTCGGGCAAAGTTATTGGAGGAAGAATTGAAGCTGGTTGAGGAAGAACAGCGCTTGATGGAGATGGAGCTTCAGGAGCAGGAGGAGATCAAGAAGCGACAGTTACTTGAAGAAGAGCGTAAGCTTGCGGAAAGACGTCGCCTTGCAGAGGAGGAAAGTTTCCTCCGTGACCGGAAGCTGCAGGAGGAGCTGGAAATGAAACGGAAGCAGATGCAGGTTCgcaaggagtccttggagaaacgtCAAGCCATCATCCGACATGCAACGTCGATGAGCAGCAGAAGCGGTTCAATTCCGGATTCAAACGACAAGGTAAACAAGTGGCTAAGTTCGCAGAAGAATGTTGGAGGATTGCAAGGACCACCGGagggcgacgacaacgacgaaatACAGTCTGTCGATCAGGACCCACTGGATGCACCAGTCAACCCAACATCTCAGATTCCCGATCTCAGCGCGCTTTCAATTTCGCCGAATTCTCCGCGATTCTTGCATGCAGCAGCTCCAGAGATGCGAAATGGTTCCGATCCAGCGACTACACATAATCCGCATACACTCTCACAAGTTCAAATTGCCGCGCGGCAGGTTCTTGGTAAGGATCTTCCTAcattcggaggaaatcctgaggatTGGCCGATTTTTATCACCAACTTCGAACAGTCCACTGCCACCTATGGCTATTCGGATGCGGAGAATCTGGTCCGCCTGCAGCGGTGTTTGAAGGGTAACGCCTTGGAGTCCGTACGCAGCCGGCTGCTGCTACCAGCAAGTGTGCCGCACGTCATCAAGACCCTGCGCATACTTTATGGAAGACCAGAGCTTCTTATCCGGTCGCTACTAAACAAGATTCAGCAAGTTCCTGCGCCCAGACATGATCGACTGGAGACGCTGATCCAGTTTGGACTCTCGGTACAGAATCTGGTGGATCACCTGAAGGCCGCCGAGCAGTTGAATCATCTTTCGAACCCGGCATTGATGCAGGAGCTCGTGGAAAAGCTGCCTGGATCCCTGCGATTGGATTGGGCCATCTACAAGAACAAGAACCAACTAGCAACGTTGGAAACTTTTGCGGATTTCATGTCGGGATTAGTGACGGCAGCGAGCGAAGTGTCATTCGAGCTTCCGACACTGGGAGCTACATCGAGAGGCGATAAGCGTAAATCCAGAGACATCGGGATCGTTTATACCCATTGTTGGCTATGTTGA